The stretch of DNA TTAGGCTTCTGCCAACTCTACCCTAGTTTTTCATCGGTTTCAATGCAACGTTTATGGATTTTAAACGATCTGTTTGTGGCAGAGCATGCCCGTGGTCAAGGTGTGGCTTCAGGCTTGCTCAATGTTGCCCGCGATTGGGCTGTTAGCACCAAGAGCAAAGGCCTCGTATTAGAAACTGAAGCGAGCAACATAACCGCCCAACGGCTCTACGAGCAGCATGGCTGGCAACGTGATCTGGCCGAGTACTATTACTTTCTCAACGTTTAAATGTTATTCAATCGTTTACTGACTAGCCAAAAACTCAAAGTGGCTATGGTACAATAGCCCCATTGACTCGCAACGATGCGGGTCAATCCTCATTGCGGAGGATTTGAACTCACCATGGTAGAAAAGTCTATGCCAACGATTGATGACATTTATGCCGCAGCCCATGTTTTAGGCTCGATTATCACCCAAACGCCGCTCTTGCCAGCCGAACAACTGAGCCAAGAGCTTGGTGGCCAAATTATTTACAAAGCCGAAAATACCCAACGTGCTGGCTCGTTCAAAGTTCGTGGAGCATATACCAAAATCAACTCGCTCTCCGATGAAGAAAAAGCTCGTGGCGTAATTACCCATTCGGCAGGCAACCATGCCCAAGGCGTGGCCTTAGCCGCTCAATTGAATGGCATTAAAGCTACCGTCGTGATGCCTGAGTTTGCTCCCTTGGCCAAAATTACGTCGGCCCAACGCATGGGTGCAGAGGTGATTTTGCATGGGGCTTCGTTTGATGATGCTGGGTCGTATGCCCGCGAACTCCAAGCTCAAACTGGCGCAACCTATGTTCATGCCTTCGATGATCCCTTTACAATTGCTGGACAAGGCACGCTCGGCTTAGAAATTGCCGATCAATTGCCCGACCAAGGCGGCACGGTGGTTGTGCCAATCGGTGGTGGCGGAATGATGGCAGGGATTGCCCTGGCCTTGCGTTCGCTCCGCCCCAATGTGCGCTTGATCGGAGTGCAGGCGGCAGGCTGCCCTTCGATGATCGCCTCGCAACAAGCAGGCAAGCCGATTGCCGTGCCGCATGCCGCCACCATCTGTGATGGGATTGCAGTCAAACGACCAGGCGAATTGACCTTGCCGATTATCAATCAGTTGGTTGATGATATTGTCACGGTTGACGATGATGCGGCGGCACGGGCGCTCGTGCATATCTTGCAATATAGCCGCATGGTGGTTGAGGGAGCAGGAGCAGTTGGCGTGGCCGCCTTGCTTGAAGGGGCAATTCGTTTGCGTCCCAATGAGCCAACCTTGGTGGTGCTCAGCGGTGGCAATATCGATGGCAACTTCCTTGCGCGGATTATTGAACAAGTTTTGGTCAAACAAGGTCGCTATTTACGCGTTCGGACCAGTGTCCCTGATCGTCCGGGAAATCTCGCTCCCTTAGTTAATGCCATTGCCCAAGCTGGCGCGAATGTCATCGATATTAGCCATCGGCGGGCAGTTTGGCAACTCCCCCTCGATCGGGTGGGAATTGAGATGATTCTCGAAGTGCGCGATGAAGCGCATGGCCAATCTATCATTGACATGTTGGAAACACACGGCTATCACATCGAGCGTTTTGGCCAGCGTGTGTGGCCTGTGTAATCGATGGTTCATGCGACTGCTCGCATGAACTATCTACGGTAGGGCTTATGCCAATTCGAATGATTGCAACCGATATTGACCTTACCCTGCTTGATGATCGCGGCCAATTGCCCCCGACCAATATCGAGGCGTTGGCCTTAGCTGCTCGTCAAGGGATTCGCGTGGTTTTAGCCACTGCCCGCCGTCGTGAAGCTGCTCAAGAAGTTGCTCAGCGTTTACATATTCCAACTGCGCTGGTTTGCCATAATGGTGCCCGCGTTTGGGATGAACGTGGGCGCGAAATTGCCCATCACACCATCGATTTGGAGTTGGCGCAACGTATCGCAGCTATGGCCGATAAGCGTAGCTTGCCAATTGTTTTTACGATTGATGAAACCAATTTTGTCACGGCCCAAGCCAGCAATTTGGTTGGCTCACGCACAGTCTGCACACCTGTGTCATCATTAGAATTGATTGTGCGGCTTGCTCCCACCCGCATTCTGTGCCATGGCGAGTTGGCAACCCGTGCAGTTGAAGAGATTTTGGGGCGTAATTCGCAATTAAAGCAATTTCGCTATTTGCGCAGCACTGGCGAAGTGTACTCAGCAGTTATTTCCCATGCCGAGGCCACCAAAGAACGCGCCTTGGAACATCTCTGTCAGGCGTGGAACATTCAGCAAAGTGAGGTGCTAGCAATTGGCGATGCTGATGCTGATGTGGGAATGTTGCGCTGGGCCGGAGTTGGGGTTTCATTAACTGGCAGTATGCAACAAGCGATCGAAGCTGCCGATTGGGTTGCACCTTCGGCGCGTTTCGGCGGAGTCGCCGTCGCAGTGCATCGCTATGTCTTACAACATCAAAATGTCCGTTCCTAGGGTAAGGATGTATGCAAAAGCTATTAATTGGTTCAAATAATGCCCATAAAGTCGGTGAACTACGGGCAATTTTCAGTGGCTTGCCATTTGAGTTGCTAACGTTGGCCGATGCAGGCATTGATTACGAAGTTGAGGAAACTGGCACAACCTTTGTTGAAAATGCCCGTTTGAAGGCCGAAACCTATGCCCAAATCAGTGGTTTGCCAACCTTAGCCGACGATTCAGGGCTGGAAGTAGCAGCACTCGATGGCAAACCTGGCATCTACACTGCCCGCTGGGCTTTGCCCGACCCAACTAATCCGCATCGGGCTTATGCTCGGGTGCTGGAAGAACTCAAAGGTAAACCATTTCATGATCGGATTGCCCGCTTCGTCTGTGTAATTGCGATTGCATGGCCCGGCCAGCCAGCTGAGGTAGTTGAGGGAATTTTACCTGGGGTAATTGCCGAGCAACCGCGTGGAGTCGGCGGCTTTGGCTATGACCCGGTATTTTACCTTTTGGATTATGACAAGCATCTGGCTGAACTTGATCCTGAGGAAAAAAACCGCATCAGCCATCGTGGACAAGCTTGCGCTCTTGCACGTGAAGTCTTGGATCGCTTGGCAAAGTAGGAATCATAAGAGGTCAAGGATCAGTTGTCAGGGGTCAGGATTTAGTCCATCTATTGGCTCCTGACCCTCGTCCCTGAATCCTTGACCGCTAATTTTCAAATTGGCTATTGGCTTGGGGCTATCGCAACTTTTTCTGCTATGCCCAATAACACCCCTAACCCGAATCTCTAACCTGAGCCCTGACCTCTGACCCCTAAAAACAACTACTGCGATTTAACTGCCGACCAAACATCAGAAAATGCCGTGGCATTTTGGCCTTTGCGCAGCCAGTCAAGGCGTTTGCGATCTTCAGCGCTGGGCTTGATCTTGGGATACACAGCCTTGAGATCATCGCCGATCAATGGTTCGCCCTTGACATTGGGAGTTAAAGCACCAGTAAAATCAGCTACTTTGGCGGCAATTTCTGGCCGATTCATAAAATCAATGAACACTTCGGCAGTATATTGATTGGGCGTGCCAGCCACAATCGCCATAGTATCTTGCCAAATCACGCCGCCCTCTTGCGGAATCACCCACTCGATGTTTTCATTATCGATCATGGCCAAACCAGTGTAATTATTCCACGATTGGGCCAAAACCACTTCGCCCGAAGCCAAATCTTGATAGACATTATCGCTGTTATATTTGGCTAATAACGGTTTTTGTTCAATCAACACCTTTTTGGCAGCTTCGAGATCTGCCGCATCGCTGGAGTTGCGATCTTTGCCCAAGAACAGCATGGCTGCGCCAATCACTTCGCGCTCGTCGTTGAGCATGCTCACGCGACCTTTGTAGGCGCTCAATTGGGCTGGGTCAAACAAAATCGACCAGCTAGTTGGGGCAGGCGAAACTGCGGTTTTATCGTAGGCAATCCCCGTGGTTCCCCACAAGTATGGCACTGAAAATTCATTGTTTGGGTCGTAATACAAACCCATATTGGCTGGGTCGATATTGGCAATGTTGGGAATATTCGCCAAATCAATTTTGGCCAAATAATTGCCCTCGGCCAATAATGCCACCATATAATCTGAAGGTTGAATCAAATCGTAGCCCGAATTGCCAGCCCGAATTTTGGCAGCCATTTCTTCGTTCGATGAATAGGTATCAACCGTAACTTTGACCCCAAATTCGCTCTCAAATAGTTGTGGCACATCTTCGGGAACATACTCGCCCCAAGCATAGATCCGCAGCGTTTCGCTTAACTTACTGCGATCAACCGAGCCAATATTCGAGCCAGTGGCCGTACCAGCAGGCGCAGTTGTCGGAACAGCAGTTGAGCTAGCTTCGCCACAGGCTACCAACAAACTCAATACCATGAGCACCAGCCCAAAGCGACGTAGTTTCATCAATCAAACTCCTTAAACACACAAATATCAATAATTAGGCTTGGCGACGGCGTTGCATCCACAACGAAGCCACAACCAAGGTTGTCGAGGCCAGTAACATCAAGCTTGAGATTGCATTAATCTCAGGCGAAATTGATTTTTTGATCCGCCCATAGACTTCAGTCGTCAAGGTGTTAACTCCTGGGCCACGGGTAAAAAAGGTTACCACAAAATCATCAAGCGAGAGCGTAAACGAAAGCAACGCCCCGCCCAAAACCCCAGGCCCAATCAAAGGAAACTTGATGCGCCAAAAGGTTTGCCATGGCGTTGCGCCCAAATCGGCGGCAGCTTCTTCCAAGCGCCGATCAAAATTGGCCAAACTTGTGCCAACCACCACCGTCACAAACGAAATATTGAAGGCCACATGCGAGATAATTACTGTCCACAAACCCATGGCTAAGTTCAAGCCGATCAAGGCTTGAAATTGACGGAAGGCCAAGGTAAAGAACCCTAAAAGCGAGACAGCCATCACCACATCGGGAATAATCACTGGCAGATAGAGCGCTGTATCAAAGGTTTTGCGGCCCCACCAACCACGTTTTTCCAGCGCTAAGGCGGCCAAGGTGCCAATGGTGGTCGCAATCAAGGTCGATGAGCCAGCAATCTTAAGGCTTGTCCAGAGTGCATCACCCAACCGAGCATCAGCAAACAATTCGTTATACCATTGCAGCGTAAAGCCTTGCCATTGTGCTCCAACTTTGGCCGCATTGAACGAAAACAACACCAGCACAATAATCGGCACATACAAGAAGGTGTAGACGAAAATCGCATTCAGCGTTAGCGCCCATGTACCCCAAGGCATGTGCCGTTTGGCCACTGGGCGCGAACGCCCGTGCTGGGTTTCGATGCGCTTATCAGCCAGGATTTTCGCCATCATCTACCTCCCGTGTAGCTTTGAAATAGAGCAAGATTGCGCCCAAGAGTAACAGCATAAAAATCATCGAAATTGCTGAGCCATAAGCCCAATTCGAGGCTGAACCAAATTGTAAACTCAGGGTATTGCCAACCATATTCACACTTGTACCGCCCAAAATATCTGAGACGGCGAACGTACCAACGGTCGGCACAAACACCAAAATTGAGCCAGCCGTAATGCCTGGCAAGGTTTGGGGCAAGAGCACACGCCAAAATGTTTGAAATCGCCCAGCGCCTAAATCACGGGCTGCCTCAAGTTGCACCCAATCGAAGCGTTCAAGCGCTGCATATAAGGGCAAAATCATATACGGCAATTCGCCATAGATTAGCGCCATAATCACCGCACTTGGGCTATTGATAATTTGCAACGGACCTAGATCAAATTGACCTAAAAAGCGATTGAGCACGCCATTATTGCCAAGCAACACTTTCCAGGCGTAAATCCGCACCAGAAAGTTAGTCCAAAAGGGAATCATGACTGCAAGCACCAACACACCGCGAATTTTGGGGCTGCGGGTTGCCATAAAAAAGGCCAAGGGATAACTGACCACCAAGGTGATCGCGGTTACTACCAGCGCAATCCAGGTCGAAAGCCAGAGCGTGCGCCAAAACGCGCCATCAGCGAACAGCTTTTGATAATTCGCCAGCGACCAATTCCAGAGCACTGTGCCATCGTCGGCACGGCCTTGAAATGAATAAATTAAAATGAGCACCAAGGGAGCCAAAAAGAAGAAGCCCAGCCAAATCAGGGCAGGCGAGGCTTGCAACCAGGCACGACGTTGCTCAGTTCGCGCATTATACATAGTTCCCCCATGGATGTTGTTTGGCTTGCCCAAACCAACAAACCTGAGCAGAGTGCGATTAATTAACGTTCGAGAATGAGGCTATTTTGAGTGGCCCATGTCACATACACAGGGTCGCCAGCGGTATAATATTGATTTGGATCAAGCGTCGAAACCGTGTTGGCTTCCCAGACATCAAACGGCGAACCATCAGGCAAACGCACAATAATCCGCGTATCAGAACCAATATAGGCGACGCGCTCAACAATTGCAGCAAATACATTTGTACCTTGGGGCTGTTGACCTTCCACCAATCGGACTTTCTCAGGCCGGACGGCTAGCACTGCATGATCACCAGCGGCAACCGGAAACATGCCAGTACCCACAACCCGCACACCACCATCAGTCTCCAAGGTTACCGCACCGTTTTCAACCGCCAGCACCGTACCATCAATAAAATTGCATTCACCAATAAAATCGGCGACAAAGCGTGTTTTGGGGCGTTCATAAATTTCGGTGGGCTGACCAACTTGCAGCACCTTGCCCAATTCCATCACCGCAATTCGGTCACTCATGGTCAGAGCTTCTTCTTGATCGTGGGTGACAAAGATAAAGGTAATGCCTAAGCGCTGCTGAATGCTTTTGAGTTCCAATTGCATTTCTTTGCGCAGCTTCAGATCAAGCGCAGCCAGTGGTTCATCGAGCAACAAAACTTCTGGTTCGTTAATCAAGGCCCGGGCTAAAGCTACCCGTTGCTGCTGGCCACCAGAAAGTTGTTTGGGGCGACGATCACCAAATGTGCCAAGTTGCACCATATCCAAGGCTTGCTTCACCCGCGTGGCAATATCGGCCTTGTTGATGTTTTTCATGTGCAAGCCAAAGGCTACATTTTCTGCCACCGACATATGGGGAAATAGCGCATAACTCTGAAAAACAGTATTGACATCACGGCGATTGGCGGGGGTTTCACCCATCAACACGCCTTCAATATAAATGTCGCCACTGCTGGGGTTTTCAAAGCCAGCGATCATGCGAAGTAGTGTGGTTTTACCACAGCCAGAGGGGCCAAGCAGCGAAAAAAATTCACCGTCCGCGATCTTTAACGAAATATCACGAACGGCTACGCTGCCGCGAAATTCTTTGGTTACGTGGTCGAGTTCCACCGCCCAAGTGGGTGTGTTCATTGCAGTGCCTGCCTCCTTAGTGCGCGAACCAACCCGCCTGAATCATGCATAATGCATACCATTTGGATGCTGAATTATACACTGTTTTTATACTATTCTAGATGTAGGGTAGCTTGACCCAAATCGACGGTTTACTCGGCAACACGATTAACAATCTGCCAAAAATGTTGCTCAAAATAGGCACGATCAACGCCAATACACACATCAACCAAGGCTCCATCAGCAGCTTCGACCAAACGTCCTTGTTCAGCACCCGCCGTTTCGACCACCTTCAAGCGCATTGGTTGATATTGGACTAACTCAGGATGGACTGCCACAAACGCCGCTAGTGGGTCCCAAAAATAGAGACCACGATTGATCTTCTGAATCCGTTGAAGCACTCGTTTAATATGCGCAGCAATCGCAGTCTTGGGAGTTGGTTCGAGCAATTCAAAAAAGCTGCTTCCAACGGGCACGCTATTGGTCACATCCAACGGAACCAAGGTGATTGGCAGGCCCGATTCCAATACAAGCTGTGTGGCATAAGGGTCGATGTAGATATTCCATTCAGCTGTCAAATTATTTGTGCGAATAATGCTATTGATATTGCCAGCCACATGCACCGCTCCACCCATAATCACCAAACGCTTGATCCGCGCGGCAATTGTGGGGTGGAGTTGCAACAACTCACCAATATTGGTCAAAGGGCCGATGCAAAGCAAGGTAATTGGCTGCTCGCTACCTAATAATTGTTGTAGCAGCAGATCAAGTGCGGATAGCGTTTGGGATTGTTGCACTTTAGGCACGGGCAGCAATAAGCCCACATCCATGGCCCAACGCAAATACCAAGGAAAGCGGTTATTGCCACGTAGTGGCCGCTTGCGACCTGCCCCAATCGGCACAGCCGCATGCTCAGCCAAGCATAACAAGCCATGAGCACGCTTGATGGCAGGATTAGCATGAGCCTCGCCTGTCGCCGCAACCGTGATCGCCAATAAATCAATCGCTGGATGACGTGCCACATAGCCTAAGGCCAACCAATCATCAATTGCTAAATCGCTATCAACAATTAATCGTAATCCCACAGCTATGCCTCCTAATTAGGCCAATAATTATCGTAGCGATTATTTTTTACCAATTAACTGTAATAGTCTATGATATTAATAAACTCGCAGCGACCTTACCCTCAACCCTTCTCCCACAGAGCGGGTAAATTGGCTAAGGGTAAGGAAGCACAGGATCAACTAATCGCTCGATGATCGATGTGCTTTAGTTTTATGCCTTACAATTGCACCTCAAGCGTGTGCGCCAAGCCATCGTCAGCAAAACTCACGGTCGTCGCGCCGTCGGCGTAGACCCATTCGATTGCATTCGTATCAAACAAGACTGCTTTGGGCGGCAACGAATGCAGATTGACCACGATTGTGCGCGGGGCAGGTTGCCAAGCACCTTGGCGGGCGGCAATCGTCAACCTAATTGCTTGCTCAGTTTCAACACAGCCAAACGTTGTGGTCGCTGCTTGGCCTTTTTCATAATCAAATGAAATGCCATCGTCCTCGTAGAGCGTCCATTCGCTTGTGCCGCTGGGATAGACATCGAGCGTCAGAGGATCAAGCGAAGCTTCGCTGGTATAGTTGAGGACTGGGCCGAGGGTCAAAATCGCCCCGCCCCGTACATAGAGCGGCAAACGTTCAAGCGGCGCATGCACCAAAATATGCTGCGAACCCTTGATCCGCTCGCCAGTCCACCAATCGTACCACTCGCCAGCTGGCAAATAAACCGAGCGATATTCAGCCCCAGGCCGGACAATCGGCGCAAGCATTAATTGCGAGCCACACAACACCTGATCATGTAAGCTGTGAGTGGTCGGATCAGTCGCAAATTCATACACCAATGGCCGAATAATTGGCGCACCTGTGGTTGAAGCCTGATAAAACAAGGTATACAAATAGGGCAATAAACGATAGCGCAAACTGAGGTAGGCCCGCGCGATTGCTTCAGTACGTTCGCCAAAGGCCCACGGCTCAGCCGGACGAGTACCCGAACAAGAGTGGCCACGACAGAACGGCAAAAATGCCCCAACTTGAACCCAACGCGCCCATAATTCTGGCGAAGCATTGCCAAAAAATCCACCAATATCCACGCCAACAAACGGTATTCCCGAAAGCCCCAAGTTAGCAATTTGCGGCAACATCATTTCTAAATGTTCCCACAACGCCGAATTATCGCCAGTCCACAAGGTTGCCCAACGCGACAGGCCAGCAAAGCCTGAGCGAGTTAATACAAATGGCCGCTCATTGGGGCGCAATTGCCGTAAGCCTTCATAGGTGGCACGCGCCATCAACAAACCATACAAATTATGCACTTCGGCGTGAGTTGTAGGCTCATCGGCAGATCCTTGCGGTGCATTCAGGTCGATCGTGCCACCATTGCCACCACCTTCGCTAAAAGGTCGATCAAACACGGTTGGTTCGTTCATATCATCCCAAATGCCGCGTACTCCAGCATCGATCAAGATCTTATGTAAATTTCCCCACCATTCGCGCACATCAGCACGGGTAAAATCGGCAAATGCGCTATCATCAGGCCAAACATAGCCACTGAATAACGTCCCATCGGCTCGTTTGATAAAATAATCGTTGGCAATTCCTTCGGCAAATACTGCATAATTTGGGTCAGTTTTGACCCCAGGATCGATAATTGTTACGATATTGAAGCCATCGCGAGCCAAATTTTGCAACAATTGAACTGGCTGTGCAAAATGTTCAGGATGCCAGGTAAAAACCCGATAGCCATCCATATAATCAATATCAAAATGAATTGCATCGCACGGGATATTGCGGGCGCGTAATTCATCAGCAATTGCCTGCATTGTAATGCTTGAATCGTAACCCCAGCGACTTTGATGATAACCAAGCGCCCAATAGGCAGGTAAGGGCATTGCCCCTAATAATTCGCGCCAAGTAGCCGTAATTTCGGCGGGTGTTGTGCCTAAAACCACATAATAATCGAGATCTGGGCCTTGCGTTTTTAAGCTCAACAAAGCAGCATCAGTCGCCCCAACATCAATACTTGAGCGAAATGATGTATTGAAAAACACGCCATAACATAGATTAGGCTGCAAGCCCATAAAAACTGGCATTGTCGCATACATATTATCAACGCGTGGGCTATGGTGCGGTTCAGGATCAAGTGTCCAATTTAAAAAATGCTGACCTGTTTTTTCAAGCCAGCCAGTGCGTTCACCAAAACCATAAAAATGCTCAGAATTATAAATTTGCTTACTAACAACCCATCCATCGGCATTGTAGTTTGCCGCTGTAACATCACTAAAAAATGGCTGCTGATCTAGATTGGTAAATGTAATTCGACCATCAGCATGTGCAACATTTACCTTGAGCTTTGTCGTCTCAATGCTGGTTGAATCTGAATTTCCGGAAACCGACCATGCAAATGCTTCCCACGCATCATCAGCGCGATTAACCGCCCATGAACGCCGTGCTAATGGCGCATCATTGCTAATACAAACCCGAATTAGCTGTTCGCTACAGATGCTGATGCGAATTTGCTGATTTGCCCGTTTAAACAGACAACTACGTGCATCACGTTGATCAAGTGTAAACATTGATGAATGTTCCATCACAATTCCTCCAAAATTGGCCAAATTGAAACAAAAAAACTTGACACAAAGCAGAAATCTATATACGATAAGGCTATACAGAGCAAGAATATTGAGAATGGCGTGTCGTCACAAGCATAGTATCATTTTCGGAGGCTAAAACCATGGCAGAATTTACACTCTGGTCACCAGAAGAAATGCAAGAACGGGCAAAACCAAAGCGTGCCGTTCAGCGCGAAACCCGCGAACGCATTATTGCCGAGTATACCAATTATTTCCAAAACGCTAAAGCTGGTTTTGGTGGTCAAGTGGTATTAGGCGATGAAGA from Herpetosiphon gulosus encodes:
- a CDS encoding GNAT family N-acetyltransferase, producing MQIIQASLDELERLVPLFDGYRQFYRQASDLAAARTFLHDRLSNNESIIFLAQTPKAGLGFCQLYPSFSSVSMQRLWILNDLFVAEHARGQGVASGLLNVARDWAVSTKSKGLVLETEASNITAQRLYEQHGWQRDLAEYYYFLNV
- the ilvA gene encoding threonine ammonia-lyase gives rise to the protein MPTIDDIYAAAHVLGSIITQTPLLPAEQLSQELGGQIIYKAENTQRAGSFKVRGAYTKINSLSDEEKARGVITHSAGNHAQGVALAAQLNGIKATVVMPEFAPLAKITSAQRMGAEVILHGASFDDAGSYARELQAQTGATYVHAFDDPFTIAGQGTLGLEIADQLPDQGGTVVVPIGGGGMMAGIALALRSLRPNVRLIGVQAAGCPSMIASQQAGKPIAVPHAATICDGIAVKRPGELTLPIINQLVDDIVTVDDDAAARALVHILQYSRMVVEGAGAVGVAALLEGAIRLRPNEPTLVVLSGGNIDGNFLARIIEQVLVKQGRYLRVRTSVPDRPGNLAPLVNAIAQAGANVIDISHRRAVWQLPLDRVGIEMILEVRDEAHGQSIIDMLETHGYHIERFGQRVWPV
- a CDS encoding HAD family hydrolase, coding for MPIRMIATDIDLTLLDDRGQLPPTNIEALALAARQGIRVVLATARRREAAQEVAQRLHIPTALVCHNGARVWDERGREIAHHTIDLELAQRIAAMADKRSLPIVFTIDETNFVTAQASNLVGSRTVCTPVSSLELIVRLAPTRILCHGELATRAVEEILGRNSQLKQFRYLRSTGEVYSAVISHAEATKERALEHLCQAWNIQQSEVLAIGDADADVGMLRWAGVGVSLTGSMQQAIEAADWVAPSARFGGVAVAVHRYVLQHQNVRS
- the rdgB gene encoding RdgB/HAM1 family non-canonical purine NTP pyrophosphatase, with the translated sequence MQKLLIGSNNAHKVGELRAIFSGLPFELLTLADAGIDYEVEETGTTFVENARLKAETYAQISGLPTLADDSGLEVAALDGKPGIYTARWALPDPTNPHRAYARVLEELKGKPFHDRIARFVCVIAIAWPGQPAEVVEGILPGVIAEQPRGVGGFGYDPVFYLLDYDKHLAELDPEEKNRISHRGQACALAREVLDRLAK
- a CDS encoding spermidine/putrescine ABC transporter substrate-binding protein, whose protein sequence is MKLRRFGLVLMVLSLLVACGEASSTAVPTTAPAGTATGSNIGSVDRSKLSETLRIYAWGEYVPEDVPQLFESEFGVKVTVDTYSSNEEMAAKIRAGNSGYDLIQPSDYMVALLAEGNYLAKIDLANIPNIANIDPANMGLYYDPNNEFSVPYLWGTTGIAYDKTAVSPAPTSWSILFDPAQLSAYKGRVSMLNDEREVIGAAMLFLGKDRNSSDAADLEAAKKVLIEQKPLLAKYNSDNVYQDLASGEVVLAQSWNNYTGLAMIDNENIEWVIPQEGGVIWQDTMAIVAGTPNQYTAEVFIDFMNRPEIAAKVADFTGALTPNVKGEPLIGDDLKAVYPKIKPSAEDRKRLDWLRKGQNATAFSDVWSAVKSQ
- a CDS encoding ABC transporter permease, giving the protein MMAKILADKRIETQHGRSRPVAKRHMPWGTWALTLNAIFVYTFLYVPIIVLVLFSFNAAKVGAQWQGFTLQWYNELFADARLGDALWTSLKIAGSSTLIATTIGTLAALALEKRGWWGRKTFDTALYLPVIIPDVVMAVSLLGFFTLAFRQFQALIGLNLAMGLWTVIISHVAFNISFVTVVVGTSLANFDRRLEEAAADLGATPWQTFWRIKFPLIGPGVLGGALLSFTLSLDDFVVTFFTRGPGVNTLTTEVYGRIKKSISPEINAISSLMLLASTTLVVASLWMQRRRQA
- a CDS encoding ABC transporter permease — its product is MYNARTEQRRAWLQASPALIWLGFFFLAPLVLILIYSFQGRADDGTVLWNWSLANYQKLFADGAFWRTLWLSTWIALVVTAITLVVSYPLAFFMATRSPKIRGVLVLAVMIPFWTNFLVRIYAWKVLLGNNGVLNRFLGQFDLGPLQIINSPSAVIMALIYGELPYMILPLYAALERFDWVQLEAARDLGAGRFQTFWRVLLPQTLPGITAGSILVFVPTVGTFAVSDILGGTSVNMVGNTLSLQFGSASNWAYGSAISMIFMLLLLGAILLYFKATREVDDGENPG
- a CDS encoding ABC transporter ATP-binding protein, with translation MNTPTWAVELDHVTKEFRGSVAVRDISLKIADGEFFSLLGPSGCGKTTLLRMIAGFENPSSGDIYIEGVLMGETPANRRDVNTVFQSYALFPHMSVAENVAFGLHMKNINKADIATRVKQALDMVQLGTFGDRRPKQLSGGQQQRVALARALINEPEVLLLDEPLAALDLKLRKEMQLELKSIQQRLGITFIFVTHDQEEALTMSDRIAVMELGKVLQVGQPTEIYERPKTRFVADFIGECNFIDGTVLAVENGAVTLETDGGVRVVGTGMFPVAAGDHAVLAVRPEKVRLVEGQQPQGTNVFAAIVERVAYIGSDTRIIVRLPDGSPFDVWEANTVSTLDPNQYYTAGDPVYVTWATQNSLILER
- a CDS encoding nucleoside hydrolase, which codes for MGLRLIVDSDLAIDDWLALGYVARHPAIDLLAITVAATGEAHANPAIKRAHGLLCLAEHAAVPIGAGRKRPLRGNNRFPWYLRWAMDVGLLLPVPKVQQSQTLSALDLLLQQLLGSEQPITLLCIGPLTNIGELLQLHPTIAARIKRLVIMGGAVHVAGNINSIIRTNNLTAEWNIYIDPYATQLVLESGLPITLVPLDVTNSVPVGSSFFELLEPTPKTAIAAHIKRVLQRIQKINRGLYFWDPLAAFVAVHPELVQYQPMRLKVVETAGAEQGRLVEAADGALVDVCIGVDRAYFEQHFWQIVNRVAE
- a CDS encoding glycoside hydrolase family 31 protein produces the protein MEHSSMFTLDQRDARSCLFKRANQQIRISICSEQLIRVCISNDAPLARRSWAVNRADDAWEAFAWSVSGNSDSTSIETTKLKVNVAHADGRITFTNLDQQPFFSDVTAANYNADGWVVSKQIYNSEHFYGFGERTGWLEKTGQHFLNWTLDPEPHHSPRVDNMYATMPVFMGLQPNLCYGVFFNTSFRSSIDVGATDAALLSLKTQGPDLDYYVVLGTTPAEITATWRELLGAMPLPAYWALGYHQSRWGYDSSITMQAIADELRARNIPCDAIHFDIDYMDGYRVFTWHPEHFAQPVQLLQNLARDGFNIVTIIDPGVKTDPNYAVFAEGIANDYFIKRADGTLFSGYVWPDDSAFADFTRADVREWWGNLHKILIDAGVRGIWDDMNEPTVFDRPFSEGGGNGGTIDLNAPQGSADEPTTHAEVHNLYGLLMARATYEGLRQLRPNERPFVLTRSGFAGLSRWATLWTGDNSALWEHLEMMLPQIANLGLSGIPFVGVDIGGFFGNASPELWARWVQVGAFLPFCRGHSCSGTRPAEPWAFGERTEAIARAYLSLRYRLLPYLYTLFYQASTTGAPIIRPLVYEFATDPTTHSLHDQVLCGSQLMLAPIVRPGAEYRSVYLPAGEWYDWWTGERIKGSQHILVHAPLERLPLYVRGGAILTLGPVLNYTSEASLDPLTLDVYPSGTSEWTLYEDDGISFDYEKGQAATTTFGCVETEQAIRLTIAARQGAWQPAPRTIVVNLHSLPPKAVLFDTNAIEWVYADGATTVSFADDGLAHTLEVQL